TAGCCTAAAAGAGTGGGGGGTGGCAAGCCCATGCTCTTGTTTTTAATGTCTTTTTCCTGTCATACTGCTCGTATAGATTCTGCGATCGTTTGCATCAGGAGGCGTTAGGAGTGGATTTACCTCGGTGTCGGAAATGCAGTCAGGGCATACTCGTGCCTCTGTCTGACTTCGGGCCACGTGGCGCATCGCTCGAATACAAGGTCTGGGTATGTATTCAGCCGAAATGCGGATTCACCATCCGTATTGATAAGGGTGTGGTCGTGTACGGTTATAAAGTTTACGAGGAGCGACGCCGGATCAGCGACTATTAGGCCAGGCGGAGCCGCCGTCGGGTAGGCGGGTTCCGGGATCTTCGGTCAGTCTTGCGCGGGTGCTCCGAACCGGTGTATACGAACACAGTCGATCAGAGGTGATACGGTGAAACAGGCACTCCACGGGGTCAAGGTTCTGGACTTGACCCAGGTCATGGCAGGGCCGTTCTGTACCCTGCTATTGGGCGATCTTGGCGCCGATGTGGTCAAGATCGAGCCACCCAGCGGGGATTCTACGCGCGGCATGGGCGGACGCCAGGGGACTGAGAGCACGGCATTCTGGGCCATGAATCGCAACAAGCGCGGCATGGTCCTCAACCTCAAACATCCCCAGGCCCAGGAACTCGCCCGCAGGCTGGCGGCCTGGACCGACATTTGGGTCGAGAACTATCGCCCCGGTGTCATGGACGCCTTTGGCCTGAGCTACGCCGACCTGCGCCAGATCAACCCGGGCCTGATCTATGCCTCGGTGTCGGGCTTTGGGGCAACCGGGCCGTATGCCAAAAAAGGAGGCTTCGACCTCGTTGCCCAAGGCATGTCGGGCATCATGTCGGTAACTGGAGAAGAGGGCCGGCCGCCCGTCAAATGCGGCGTGCCGATCACCGATCTGGGGGCAGCACTGTTTGCCACCCAGGCGATTCTGGCCGCCTACATTCACCGCCAAAACACGGGCCAGGGACAGTATATCGACACCTCGCTGCTCGAAGCCGGGATCGCGCTTTCCATCTGGGAATCGACCCAGTATTTCACCCGGGGCGAAATCCCCGAACC
This portion of the Desulfurellaceae bacterium genome encodes:
- a CDS encoding CoA transferase, encoding MKQALHGVKVLDLTQVMAGPFCTLLLGDLGADVVKIEPPSGDSTRGMGGRQGTESTAFWAMNRNKRGMVLNLKHPQAQELARRLAAWTDIWVENYRPGVMDAFGLSYADLRQINPGLIYASVSGFGATGPYAKKGGFDLVAQGMSGIMSVTGEEGRPPVKCGVPITDLGAALFATQAILAAYIHRQNTGQGQYIDTSLLEAGIALSIWESTQYFTRGEIPEPMGSAHRLSAPYQAIKCADGYINLGAANTRTWQRFAHAIGRPELLERPEYENERQRVLNRHLLTRDIEDVTSIKSRAHWLAVLEEAGVPCGPILDYAEVFNDPHIQARGMVQEMDHPVGGKIQVLGPAVKLSETPARLTRRSPLFGEHTAELMRELGYADAEIRELSEAGAVVLGEAEQAAD